The following proteins are co-located in the Cutaneotrichosporon cavernicola HIS019 DNA, chromosome: 3 genome:
- a CDS encoding uncharacterized protein (histone deacetylation-related protein), producing MAPENGPAIGQLAGPGNVHLTSEEINILIYLYLLESNFKHTAFTLLSESALPSTALFQQFNPGYPVPPSQRSASNTFGSSRTNGATRGSASETFGAPQDKIARGELIRKLWKALRWEEIERHTTTEPDAFMPACNSRFQLLVPHTCSPEGELSVPGVSSSPPPRRPDTFPWHPGPCCKRGKLLDGASRCSSDGVGRLFTPSGQLQGILSYGRGTINSLKFNPSGNSLLAAKDDFTVCLFLLNFDLQSPKQLSFESHTKEVNDVDWLDDDVFASGGNDHTIFIYRSNDRRPRFTLKGHSDDVTRVKWSPARPGEGDQQRLLASVSDDGSIMIWKLPHYPADRGTVSRSLSPSKQPREKEPSTDEFFQMTVLPGSEYCVNRLQVVNSSTDNKRMNTVEWGPTCKDGRMIIAAGGQDSTVKLFDASSGECLHALAGLEHGTGSIAFSPTSSLTRPGGVLAGGGWNGKAILWDVVTGEVLKEYEVEEELERQSTRDRPMMMTMAWRHDGQQLAVGLHNKSLMTAYVGSLL from the exons ATGGCCCCCGAAAACGGACCTGCCATTGGGCAGTTGGCGGGGCCTGGTAATGTTCACCTCACAAGCGAGGAGATCAACATTCTCATCTACCTC TATTTGCTCGAGTCCAACTTCAAGCACACGGCTTTCACTCTCCTATCCGAGTCGGCGCTTCCTTCGACTGCTCTGTTCCAACAGTTCAACCCTGGGTACCCTGtccccccctcccaacGATCTGCTTCCAACACCTTTGGTAGCAGCCGCACCAACGGTGCTACCCGGGGGTCAGCGTCAGAAACTTTCGGTGCTCCTCAGGACAAGATCGCTCGCGGAGAGTTGATTCGCAAGCTGTGGAAGGCCTTGCGATGGGAAGAGATCGAGCGCCACACTACGACTGAACCT GACGCGTTTATGCCAGCCTGTAACTCCCGGTttcagctcctcgtcccacaCACTTGCTCGCCTGAGGGTGAATTGTCTGTTCCAGGggtgtcgtcctcgccaccccCCAGACGTCCAGACACCTTTCCA TGGCATCCTGGGCCTTGCTGCAAGCGAGGGAAGCTCCTGGACGGAGCATCGCGATGCT CGTCCGATGGTGTCGGTCGCCTTTTCACCCCCTCTGGACAATTGCAAGGCATTCTAAGCTACGGACGCGGGACCATCAATTCTCTCAAATTTAACCCCTCGGGCAACTCGTTATtggccgccaaggacgactTCACAGTTTGCCTGTTCCTTCTCAACTTTGATTTGCAGTCACCCAAGCAACTGAGCTTCGAGTCACACACCAAGGAAGTGAACGATGTCGACTGGCTCGATGACGATGTCTTTGCGTCCGGCGGTAACGACCACACAATCTTCATCTATCGATCCAATGACCGTCGCCCACGATTCACCCTCAAAGGCCACTCAGATGATGTAACAAGGGTCAAGTGGtcgccagctcgtcctggCGAGGGTGACCAACAACGCCTACTTGCGTCTGTCTCGGACGATGGATCCATCATGATCTGGAAGCTTCCACATTACCCAGCGGACCGTGGCACAGTAAGCCGTTCGCTCTCGCCGAGTAAGCAGCCCCGAGAGAAGGAGCCGTCGACGGACGAGTTTTTCCAAATGACGGTGTTGCCAGGATCCGAATACTGCGTCAATCGCCTCCAAGTGGTCAACAGCAGCACCGACAACAAGCGCATGAATACGGTCGAATGGGGCCCTACGTGTAAAGATGGCCGAATGATCATCGCAGC GGGTGGCCAAGACTCAACGGTCAAATTGTTCGATGCGAGCTCAGGTGAATGTCTCCACGCTCTGGCTGGCCTTGAACATGGCACTGGCTCAATCGCGTTCTCACCAACCTCAAGCTTGACTCGCCCCGGGGGTGTGCTCGCGGGAGGCGGATGGAATGGCAAGGCCATTCTCTGGGACGTAGTG ACTGGCGAAGTCCTCAAGGAGTATGAAGTCGAAGAGGAACTGGAGCGACAAAGTACCCGTGACCGGCCGATGATG ATGACAATGGCTTGGCGACACGACGGCCAACAGCTGGCTGTTGGGCTCCACAACAAGTCCCTCATGACCGCCTATGTGGGATCGCTCCTGTAG